The genomic stretch gcaacattctggctccggaaatactcatgttgggtggtatttggtcactttggactgtttttcagaaaccgaaagtcgtgattttggactttaaaattgcctgtgaaatcaatttctatcatctgggagttattctggttccgaaaatatttatattgaatgctatttggtcatttccggatgTTTGCCAGACATCGGAAGCCACCATATTAAAATTcacgattgtgtctgtgatcaatttttagcttctgtgcatctttctggtaccgcagatactcatatttaatgggaatcgtccttttcaggctgtttttcagaaactggaagttgcaatcttacaattcaaaatgttgtctgaagtcgatttgtggttccagtgcatcattccgatttcggaaatacccatattgggtggtatttggtcgttttttgctgtttttccgaaaccggaagttgccattttggattacataatggcatttggagacaatttctggattgaacgtcatactggttaaagaaacactcatattgggtggtatttggtcattttcagctgtttttcagaaaaaaatgttgcctgaggtcgattatggaacatatttgctaccactaaaacattcacctgccaaatatggttccatttagttgattagttcgcgagatgtgcagaaatttgtgcaccaCTATGGACAgatttgtattttcttgattggttattgagctgtgcgaaatttgtgtttcatttgtatgggacccctcacttatagaagagggaggggtgtcaaaccattatgcacatatttgttacttctaaaaacatttacctgccaaactCGGTTTAATTTAGTTGGTtaactctcgagatgtgcagcaatttgtgttgcatttgtatgcaacccctctcttccagaaaatGGAGGGGTATTAAACCATtgtgcacatatttgttacctccaaaaacattcacatgctaaatttggctccattttctcggttagttttcgagatatgcagaaatttgtgttttacttGTATGGCACCCGCCCTTCAataagaaggaggggtgtcaaaacattatggacatatttttaaacacttaaaaaatttacctgccaaatttggttccattcagttgattagttctcgagatgtgcagaaatttgtgtttcatttgtatggaacccctcccttccagaaaagggaggggcgtccaactattatggacatattttttaccccttaaaacataaaacaatatcgcacgctagcctgggggctaatgcggtctcgatcaactagattagttgagagaattcgttttcgatattgttttcgacacattttgcatgttgtaggataagtacaacgatacaccgtgccccagtgctgagtcgagaaaatttccagctcgaaaagttcctcgacctgatcgggaatcgaacccgatatcacaaccgtgtgggagagctagccgaccgacatcgctaaccacagaaccacggggaccaccccttaaaacatccacatgctaaattcggtttcacttgcttggtttgttcttgagttgtgcagaaatttatgtttcatttgtatgggactcctcccttccagaagagggaggggtctcaaactatcataagaacctttgtcggcaccaaaaactcctatataaaaatttttacgtcgatcggttcggtagttttcaagcctatatggatcaaacagacagacagaccggactgcatttttatatgtatagattacagcatcaatatttaagaacctaaagagtgaatatacatttactgaattgaagcgttcatgtaaatctattttcacaattaataagttttaatgagaaaggctgggtctgaccgctaggtggaataatttaggtttttctttagcctaccacatagagatgtaaataggaaaactattaacgaaaaggggacgaaaaatgtcccgtttttaaatgcttataaatcggtttgttttcaaccgatttccttgattcttgcagcaattgattggaaatttatacacgcatccacccaaatgtggaaaagtgttgattgattatgcgaactattgtgctattgaaaattgtcaagccttgttgaaacgaaaattacgtcctctgattggtcgcttgctgcctttcccaaaaaaggtcgacagaatagtataactagttagccgcatcgtagcgaattgcggaagtagctgcgggttgcgccagtaaacaaatcacgttttgctttatCTGGGCAACAACAtattctgtgctgaatccaagaaaacacaaacaaacagcttttaaagattttgaacagcaaaatgcctttctaaaggcaaataaacaagtaattcaaggttaataattttttggcaataacacaagcattttgtgctggatcctagcaatcaaattcagtCGCGATCAAacaatttactttatttattcaCCTAATCCCCCCACTgctggggcagcacaaaggctgtgatcagcataaccgattttgaacaacaaaccgCCCTGTTCTGTTAGAACACCTTAACATCAATTCGACTTTACATGAATAAATTggaattcaatcaatcagcataaacagaatttcgtcgtctgccagctgctcagttgcaacataatgcaacacgcaacagcgagcaaatgAAATCGCTTGACGTTATAAACCGGTACAAGAtgggggttaaaatcgttgcgtgtgtgaaagCACGATCGATGTTTATTCgttgtatacaaaaatcaaatgcgaattgtggaataattcgtctaaagaatattagaaaacGGCAAaaatgaacagaaaggcgtggcctatttcgtagcaaccttcggctataaaaggggccatccacataccacgtggacagatttttaacaatttgGACCCCCCcacctccccctccgtggacaactgcccataaaaaattctagaaaaattgtatggaccgtggacattagacaaccccccccccccaaagctgtccacgtggtatgtggatggccctttaatgaaacacttacaacaatgcatgtcagttatgcggtcgtgtcttgtatacaacctcctacttttttgaaaaggggtaagtggggttaAAAAGGAATATCAAATAACGAGACTAACGCTGCTTCACATCCGAACCTTGCTCAAATCTAGTTTACTTGAACCGCTATCTACAAATTGGAGTTCTGCAGAATACAACATCGGTTAGGATGAGTATGAAGATCtctgtgaaaatttaaaattattgagccgtgtaaaaaaattggaaaaaactctaaaattttcactatcattttgtttattatttttaaaaactctgCCTATGTTCTGCTTGCAAGTTCTGCCGAAGAGTTCGCAGTTAAGGAGAAAATGTCTTACATCAGCCTTACAATAAACAGTGTCGTCGGGTAGTTTACAAGACGTGCGTTCGTGTATCCAACAACACCTTTAACAACGGGCTTAGACATGACACTTTAGCAATGTTTAACTTTTACTATAAAAGCGACAATGTTCGGAAACATTCAACGTCAGTTAAGTGACCATTCCGATCTATCAACATGAGCTGCATTTTGTCAGCATGCTGGCAGTGGCGATGCCGGTCACTACACTAGCAGAACACTGGCTATCTCCGAGTCTGGAATCGTGGACCACCGCGCAGCAGGAGTGCGCTTCCTATTTCCGATTGTCAAATGATTCGCTCGATCAATACGTTCGGAACGGTTACTCAAATGAACCAATCGTTCGCGATTCAGTGCACTGTTTGCTGGTGAACTTGAATGCGTGGGATTCGAAACGCGTTGAAATTAAAGAATATGTGATAAAAAATTTCCTCAAACCTAACGACTCGGACAACTGCTACGGAAATCGAACTCATCAGTGCTGCAGGAAGCGGTTGCTCCCGTGCCAAGATGTGATACTGTTAATCGTGCATACCATGAGTTTCTCTGCTATTACCAGCACTATGGAAAATGTTGTGAAGGAGGCACAATTCATTCCCTACCGTGAGAATGCACTACGACAGCTGTTAGAAGAATCCCTTTCGATCGAAGATATTCCACGGTATGCGTTGGAGGAATTTGGTCGTGGCAACTAAGTAAAGGAATCTTCATACCTACTGTACACCAACTTTGTTCGTGCTGGATTCTATGATCCAGAGCAAGGAGTCTGGCTTGACAGGCTGTACACCCAATACGGAGTGACAGAACTGCTCGATGACAACACCCGCCGGTGAGTCGACAACTTGCGCACCCAATACTGTGATGAACTTAAgcgtttctatgacattttcaAGCAATGTATCGCCAACAATCTTCCGATGTTGTTGGAACAAATCTCTCAGGTAGCTCGAGAACGACTTGACAAGTCGCGACCTGGAGTCTGCAGCAGTTGTGGGTCTTCTGCTCCGTGCCTCGTTTGCAATAGCGTTTATTAACCTTCATTTAGTCCATCCAATTCATACTACTTGGttttaattagaaaaaaaaaactaataattaCCCTATTTGATAGTCTgagaatgtattctcacattgcgacagctatgtcaaacaaactcagtaaatttgtattgggttccaggacattgtggcattggtgggaatgaaaaggaagacgaacttgcaaaacaaggatctaactcacagtttatcggcccagaacctttctgcggtatatcaaactgtgcagtgaaaatggagcttaaacgctgggaggaacaaaaggtgataaccaattggtttgatgtcaaaaagtgttcccaatctaaaagatttatcacaccaaacgagaatcattcgaaaaagctcctagagctctacaaaagagctctttgtacatacgtcggcctagtaacggggcactgtccgagtagatatcatttaaagaacataggccgggttcaggatgatatctgtcgcttttgtaatatggaaagcgagacatcggaacatctgctgtgcagttgtggtgcattatttaaacgcagatcaaggtttcttgatTTGATAGAAAATAAACATATGACGCGCTAGTGTAAAAATATAAGTATacctattttatttattttcatgatCAATCAGACTTTGGCACGGATTTCGATTTATTCTACAAAGGTTTTAGATAATTACTGCAACCGGTCTCTTTCGAAGTCAGACCGATATCCGAAAAGGTTCATGGGACCACGTTTTCCGCCGCTCGACGGAGAGtaagcaaattaaaaaaaacaacaacaatctgTCAATCATGTGTTACACTAATACATACTTTGTtgttagtttcagtttttttcttaTTGGATATATCTGAAGAATTCATATAACATCACTAAGATATATTCGagaattttaattatttaatgcaccaattaaataaaaaaattacaacaagACCAACCGAAGAAAATCGCAGTCGAAATTGTTGTTGTTTAGCTCCATTTAGGACGTTCGCGGAAGAGGAGATAAGGTTCGACAGTAAGCCAGTGAACGATTATCGCTTGCAATGAGAACAAAATATGTAGGCCATTCGAGAGAGCGTCGCGTCCAGTGCACGGCGCGTTTCAAAATCGGAAACTAGATTATCGCGAGGACTAAAAACTATCAACATGCTGAAGCTGATTTGGTTAGGCGgtctatttttttcttgctcagCAGGTAACTACTTGTGTAGTATCCATTCATAAGTTAGCATTTGATTTTTCGTTTTAGCTCCATTCATCAACTGGAAAATAGATGGCGCAAATAATAACGGAGGGACAACGATTTTGAAGTAAATAGCATTGAACAGAACTATTATTTGTAAATTACAGTAAATTTGTGTGCATTAAAAGTGTGCATTAAATAGTAAATTACAGAACATTGGTGAGAAGGTGTACGAAAATAAACGGAACTTTTTGAATGGCATCAACGAAAAAGTATCCAACCTGTTGTGGATTCCACCACTGTCGAGTACCACTGAGACAATACCTACGACAACCATTAAGTTACCGGTGGAAGTGCATCAGCAAGCTCCACTTCAGGAAGATGATCGTCTAATATTTTCAAATGACAACGACAGTGACGAAAATTACACTCTAAACTTGGCTATTGTGAGTTTCTAATAATATCATTCTCTAAAGTTAGTACTAAAACAGGAATCTTTCACAGTACGCTAGAAGTAGTTTCCTATCACCGGACGATTTTAATCCGGAGAAATCACTTGCCGCAATTGGGCCGTCCCTAACAAAAACAGTCAACAACAACATAGGTTTGATTAGAGAAAACCTgccataataaatttatttcaacAATAATACGTGCTCAAATGTGTACTATTAACTTAGTGAATGTGTTCGGTTGCTGACGCAATTGAAGCAGCCGAATCATTCGGCATTGACACGGTCTGTCCATTCATGGCCATTACGGTTGCAGGAGGATTATCGCAGCCCACCATCACCGACTTGTATGGATCGATTGGATCTGAGCTGGTATCTGGTTGATCAAAATCCATCTGGGGAGCTGTAATTGATTTGGATTgtgaagtttttcgaaaaatacttGCACTTTATTCTACCATACCTGACTGTGAGCTGATTACTACACTTAAGAGCAAAACGCATTTGAGCAGGAAGTTCatactgtttgaattttttgttcACTACAAACTCTACACGACACCGATTCAACTGACGTACCGTTCTATCCGAGCATTCATTCTATAATCGAATTGAAGTTTACAAAACAGTACC from Wyeomyia smithii strain HCP4-BCI-WySm-NY-G18 chromosome 3, ASM2978416v1, whole genome shotgun sequence encodes the following:
- the LOC129729444 gene encoding uncharacterized protein LOC129729444, which encodes MLKLIWLGGLFFSCSAAPFINWKIDGANNNGGTTILNKLQNIGEKVYENKRNFLNGINEKVSNLLWIPPLSSTTETIPTTTIKLPVEVHQQAPLQEDDRLIFSNDNDSDENYTLNLAIYARSSFLSPDDFNPEKSLAAIGPSLTKTVNNNIGLIRENLP